Proteins encoded in a region of the Apostichopus japonicus isolate 1M-3 chromosome 19, ASM3797524v1, whole genome shotgun sequence genome:
- the LOC139959743 gene encoding uncharacterized protein — METHGVDINAPDVGNLCAKFNLFENPYAGIETERKQATYMVENLMLVKPIQIALGTRFEQAVERKTGEIVQKVVTDSFQYIPVAEVIKLILSQPIVRELIENEEHSPENFLRGFQDGTLYKQSGFFKEHPCALRLQLYYDDVEVTNPLGSKTGVHKLAMFYYSIQNLPRRFNCTASSIHLLAACYYQDVAKYGFEPILAPFIEEMKHFESDDGVQLMIDGRMINIHGSLVSYSADSLAAHALLGFMSPSANKLCRLCYASRDDIQNYFLEDDFELRTIDSHDLDAEEASRQGFRDPRTGVRSYCPLNTLRNFHSATNFNLDIMHDMLEGVCPYEIKLLLHQFIYVDHFITVEDFNQRLKAFHFPFNDRKNKPSAVMPDRLRNIADHKLGQKAVQMWCLTRMLPLLIGSRVPYNNEYYELLLLLLRCMDIIFAPVISTSHTVYLKHLIMEHHAQFKLKFPGQRFINKQHHMVHYPTCIRMSGPLTTLQCLKYEMKHSFSKKIAAINCNFKNICQSVTLKHQIMQCAVWSGSGLRLDFECAGGNLTSIDSLAGSRVIAEHLQVAEDTEIFEARQVSLFGTDYKPKLFLATDMVEDIPQFGRICSILVRAQTPESVYFVVQKWRNKGFSPHFHAYAVTNLDNPEFSIVQLESLLDFHPLSGLTSYEQHSPLYLCPRYTLSQNN; from the coding sequence ATGGAAACACATGGAGTAGATATCAATGCCCCAGATGTAGGTAACCTTTGTGCAAAATTTAACTTGTTTGAAAATCCGTATGCTGGTATcgaaacagaaagaaaacagGCTACATACATGGTCGAAAACTTAATGTTGGTCAAACCAATTCAGATTGCTTTAGGAACACGGTTTGAACAAGCAGTTGAACGGAAAACTGGTGAAATTGTACAGAAGGTAGTAACTGACAGCTTTCAATATATTCCTGTTGCTGAAGTTATTAAACTTATTTTGAGTCAACCTATTGTTAGAGAGTTGATTGAAAATGAAGAACACTCTCCTGAAAATTTTCTCCGAGGTTTTCAGGATGGCACACTATACAAACAATCTGGATTTTTTAAGGAACATCCATGTGCTCTACGTTTACAGCTATATTATGATGATGTAGAGGTAACAAATCCACTTGGCAGTAAAACTGGTGTTCATAAACTGGCTATGTTTTATTATTCAATCCAAAATCTACCAAGGCGTTTCAATTGTACAGCAAGTAGCATTCATTTGCTGGCCGCTTGTTATTACCAGGATGTGGCAAAATATGGCTTTGAGCCAATTTTGGCACCATTTATTGAAGAAATGAAACACTTTGAAAGTGATGATGGTGTTCAGCTTATGATTGATGGAAGAATGATCAATATTCATGGAAGTTTGGTGTCATATAGTGCAGACTCATTGGCAGCACATGCATTACTTGGTTTCATGAGCCCCTCTGCTAATAAGCTTTGCAGGTTATGTTATGCCTCACGTGATGATATTCAGAACTATTTTCTTGAAGATGATTTTGAGTTGAGAACAATTGATAGTCATGATTTAGATGCAGAAGAAGCTTCTCGACAAGGATTCAGAGACCCAAGAACTGGTGTAAGAAGCTATTGTCCTCTAAACACCTTGCGAAATTTTCACAGTGCTACCAACTTTAACTTAGACATCATGCATGATATGCTGGAAGGTGTATGCCCTTATGAAATTAAGTTATTGCTCCACCAGTTTATTTATGTGGATCATTTTATAACTGTAGAAGACTTCAATCAGCGATTGAAGgcatttcattttcctttcaatGATAGAAAGAATAAGCCATCGGCAGTAATGCCTGACCGCCTTCGAAATATTGCAGACCACAAGTTAGGGCAAAAGGCAGTGCAGATGTGGTGCTTAACTAGAATGCTTCCTCTTCTCATTGGCAGTAGAGTTCCTTACAACAATGAATACTATGAATTGCTTTTGCTATTACTTCGATGCATGGATATTATTTTTGCTCCTGTAATCTCCACCTCTCATACCGTTTATCTGAAACATCTAATAATGGAACATCACGCTCAGTTCAAGTTGAAATTTCCAGGGCAACGTTTTATCAACAAACAACATCATATGGTTCATTATCCTACTTGCATAAGAATGTCTGGACCTCTGACTACACTTCAGTGTCTCAAATATGAGATGAAGCACTCATTTAGTAAGAAGATTGCTGCCATTAACTGCAACTTCAAGAATATATGCCAATCAGTCACTCTAAAGCATCAGATTATGCAATGTGCTGTATGGTCTGGCAGTGGTCTACGCCTTGACTTTGAATGTGCTGGAGGAAATTTAACTTCCATTGATTCACTAGCAGGAAGCAGGGTTATTGCAGAGCATCTACAAGTTGCTGAAGATACAGAAATATTTGAAGCACGTCAAGTGTCACTTTTTGGTACAGACTATAAGCCAAAATTATTTCTAGCAACAGATATGGTCGAGGacataccacaatttggtcgtATTTGTAGCATTTTGGTTCGTGCACAGACACCTGAATCTGTTTACTTTGTAGTCCAGAAGTGGCGAAACAAAGGATTTTCCCCTCACTTTCATGCCTATGCAGTGACAAATTTGGACAACCCAGAATTCTCCATCGTACAGCTTGAGTCTCTCTTAGATTTCCATCCTCTGTCAGGATTAACCTCATATGAACAACATTCACCACTTTATCTGTGTCCGAGATACACCCTCAGTCAGAATAATTGA